The following proteins are encoded in a genomic region of Bufo bufo chromosome 11, aBufBuf1.1, whole genome shotgun sequence:
- the LOC120981446 gene encoding sperm acrosome membrane-associated protein 6-like → MAEFVKGVKDRVSSHPPLECRPPCGLQKAARTFSCSRCAEEDCNIPVTCPLKDIKVEELEETRIWCTASFILPDHPKVVWKYAKNIKKTDLSNFKDIYIGDDLDVHIKPTRVSHKGTYACEIIDEDDDIILRRFFYLDVTQTKSKAMEEIEAEFHRALAQKLPTQEEEEERIEHGPSTKDIILTFLQSHVSYAIYAAVCCLIVTVLVGFLWRHALSVDWSKKTSGPRTSFPPGHYLPP, encoded by the exons ATGGCTGAATTTGTCAAAGGCGTGAAAGATCGTGTCTCAA GTCATCCACCGTTGGAATGCAGACCTCCATGCG GGCTTCAAAAAGCTGCCCGAACCTTTTCATGCAGCCGATGTGCTGAGGAGGACTGCAATATCCCGGTGACCTGTCCCC TTAAGGACATCAAGGTGGAAGAGCTGGAAGAGACCAGAATCTGGTGCACGGCGTCCTTTATCCTTCCTGATCATCCGAAGGTTGTTTGGAAGTACGCCAAAAAC ATCAAAAAAACGGATTTGAGTAACTTTAAAGACATCTACATTGGGGATGACCTGGATGTACACATCAAGCCAACCAGAGTCAGCCATAAAGGAACTTATGCCTGTGAGATAATTGATGAGGATGATGACATCATACTCCGAAGATTCTTTTATCTCGATG TGACGCAGACTAAATCCAAGGCAATGGAGGAAATAGAAGCTGAATTCCATCGAGCTCTGGCACAAAAACTACctacccaggaggaagaggaggagaggatCGAACATGGTCCCTCCACTAAAGACATCATCCTCACCTTCCTCCAGAGCCATGTCAGCTATGCCATCTACGCTGCTGTCTGCTGTCTTATTGTCACCGTATTGGTCGGGTTCCTTTGGCGTCATGCCCTGAGCGTAGACTGGTCGAAAAAAACATCAGGACCAAGAACCAGCTTCCCACCAGGACACTACCTGCCGCCATAG
- the MED6 gene encoding mediator of RNA polymerase II transcription subunit 6, with amino-acid sequence MAGVDIRDNLLSISWVDSSWIPILNTGTVLDYFSERSNPFYDRTCNNEVVKMQRLTLEHLNQMVGVEYILLHAQEPILFIIRKQQRQSPTQAIPLADYYIIAGVIYQAPDLGSVINSRTLSAIHGIQSAFDEAMSYCRYHPSKGYWWHFKDQEERDKAKPKAKKKEEASSFFQRQRVDALLLELRQKFPPKFIQQKTGEKPVPVDQIKKEPEQPTETIKQEEKEPVKAPPGGTPKGPPEKRMRLQ; translated from the exons ATGGCGGGGGTGGATATCAGAG ATAACTTACTCAGCATCTCCTGGGTGGACAGCTCCTGGATCCCCATATTAAATACGGGGACTGTGCTGGACTATTTCTCGGAGAGGAGTAACCCCTTCTACGACAGGACCTGCAATAATGAGGTGGTTAAGATGCAGAGGTTAACACTGGAGCATCTGAA TCAGATGGTCGGCGTGGAGTACATTTTGCTGCATGCACAAGAGCCCATACTGTTCATCATAAGAAAGCAGCAGCGGCAGTCGCCTACACAGG CTATACCACTGGCTGACTACTACATCATAGCAGGCGTCATCTACCAGGCCCCCGACCTCGGATCTGTCATCAACTCCAGAACA CTTAGTGCGATTCATGGGATCCAGTCAGCATTTGATGAGGCAATGTCTTACTGCCGCTATCATCCCTCTAAAGGCTACTGGTGGCACTTTAAAGACCAGGAGGAGAGAG ACAAAGCCAAACCAAAGGCTAAAAAGAAGGAAGAGGCCAGCTCCTTCTTCCAGAGGCAGAGGGTGGACGCGTTACTTCTAGAACTCCGGCAGAAATTTCCTCCAAAGTTTATTCAG cAAAAAACTGGGGAGAAACCAGTACCTG TGgatcaaataaaaaaagaaccCGAGCAACCGACTGAAACCATAAAACAAGAGGAAAAGGAGCCGGTTAAAGCTCCGCCCGGAGGTACCCCCAAAGGTCCCCCAGAGAAGAGAATGAGACTGCAGTAG